In Serratia marcescens subsp. marcescens ATCC 13880, a single genomic region encodes these proteins:
- a CDS encoding low temperature requirement protein A: MSQNLLRVRDGQGASVSFSELLFDLIYVFAVTQLSHYLLHHLTLTGALETLLLWFAVWLAWQYTAWVTNWFNPDTRQIRLLLFAIMLLGLFAAAALPQAFGERGLIFALFYVAIQVGRSVTVLRLLAPGHPLKQNFRRILGWLCISAVFWIAGGLEEGNARLALWAIAVLCEYVSPMFGFRLPVLGRSDSSSEWTIEGHHLAERCQLFVIVALGETILITGATLSEMESWSLPVLIASLVAFLGSLAMWWVYFDTSSKAGSHAISQAENPGQLGAYFHYVHVALVGAIIVCAVANELVIAHPDGRIQHATAAVLLLGPAIYLFANALYKRLVYRRFPLSHLVGLLALAVLAPAAYLTDLLMVNGLTTLIMVVVAVWESISRGRAPQRHAEA, from the coding sequence ATGTCGCAAAACCTGCTGCGCGTGCGTGACGGTCAGGGCGCTTCGGTGTCATTTTCCGAGCTGCTGTTCGATCTGATCTACGTTTTCGCCGTGACCCAACTCTCCCACTATCTGTTGCATCACCTGACGCTGACCGGCGCGCTGGAAACCCTGCTGCTGTGGTTCGCCGTCTGGCTGGCCTGGCAATACACCGCCTGGGTCACCAACTGGTTCAATCCGGATACCCGTCAGATCCGCCTGCTGCTGTTCGCGATCATGCTGCTGGGGCTGTTCGCCGCCGCCGCGCTGCCACAGGCGTTTGGCGAGCGCGGCCTGATCTTCGCGTTGTTCTATGTCGCCATTCAGGTCGGCCGCTCTGTCACGGTGCTGCGCCTGCTGGCGCCTGGTCACCCGTTGAAACAGAACTTTCGCCGCATCCTCGGCTGGCTGTGCATCTCCGCCGTCTTCTGGATCGCCGGTGGGCTGGAGGAAGGCAACGCCCGCCTGGCGCTGTGGGCGATCGCCGTCTTGTGCGAATACGTCTCGCCGATGTTCGGCTTCCGTCTGCCGGTGCTGGGGCGCTCGGACAGCAGCAGCGAATGGACCATCGAAGGCCACCATCTGGCGGAGCGCTGCCAGCTGTTCGTTATCGTGGCGCTGGGGGAAACCATTCTGATCACCGGCGCCACCCTGAGCGAGATGGAAAGCTGGAGTCTGCCGGTGCTCATCGCCTCGCTGGTGGCCTTTCTCGGCAGCCTGGCGATGTGGTGGGTTTACTTCGACACCAGCAGCAAAGCAGGCAGCCACGCCATCAGCCAGGCGGAAAACCCCGGCCAGCTGGGCGCTTATTTCCACTACGTGCACGTCGCGCTGGTGGGTGCCATCATCGTCTGCGCCGTGGCCAACGAGCTGGTGATCGCCCACCCCGACGGCCGCATCCAACACGCCACGGCGGCGGTGCTGCTGCTCGGCCCGGCGATTTACCTGTTCGCCAACGCGCTGTATAAACGGCTGGTGTATCGCCGCTTCCCGCTGTCGCACCTGGTCGGGCTGCTGGCGCTGGCGGTATTGGCCCCCGCCGCCTATTTAACCGATCTGCTGATGGTCAATGGTCTGACGACGCTGATCATGGTGGTGGTGGCGGTGTGGGAGAGCATCTCGCGCGGCAGAGCGCCGCAGCGGCACGCGGAAGCCTGA
- a CDS encoding YdgH/BhsA/McbA-like domain containing protein, whose translation MKLIPSIAAVLIAAASFSTFAAPLSSVKQVNSEQAANLQSIGVVSVSGISGSPHDAITALKEKAAADGASHYRIIGLDTPGDSSNWRGNAEIYR comes from the coding sequence ATGAAACTCATCCCAAGCATCGCAGCCGTATTGATCGCCGCCGCTTCCTTCTCCACTTTCGCCGCGCCGCTGTCGTCGGTGAAACAGGTCAACAGCGAGCAGGCCGCCAATCTGCAAAGCATCGGCGTCGTGTCGGTTTCCGGCATTAGCGGCTCACCGCATGATGCCATCACCGCCCTTAAAGAAAAAGCCGCGGCGGACGGCGCCAGCCATTATCGCATTATCGGTCTGGACACCCCCGGGGATTCCAGCAACTGGCGCGGCAATGCGGAAATTTATCGCTAA
- a CDS encoding class I SAM-dependent methyltransferase encodes MLNATRLQLMNHFAYLQQFMASPRTVGTLAPSSPWLCQAMLNQIEWTRALSIAELGAADGVLTKRILGRMRADAALEAFEIQPHFVHRLRGIDDRRLQVMGHSATRMATDYDVVFSCLPLLSIPVRISVRILQQARQRLLARNGTLVLFQYSHLSEKLLSRYFHWRRLRVVRNFPPALVYVCTPR; translated from the coding sequence ATGTTAAATGCGACCCGGCTGCAACTGATGAATCACTTCGCTTACCTGCAGCAATTTATGGCTTCACCGCGCACCGTCGGTACGCTGGCACCTTCTTCTCCGTGGCTGTGTCAGGCGATGCTGAACCAGATTGAATGGACCCGGGCGCTGTCGATCGCGGAACTGGGCGCGGCCGACGGGGTGTTGACCAAACGCATTTTGGGGCGGATGCGCGCCGATGCGGCGCTGGAGGCTTTCGAAATCCAGCCCCATTTCGTGCATCGGCTGCGCGGGATAGACGATCGGCGGCTGCAGGTGATGGGCCATTCGGCGACCCGGATGGCCACGGATTACGACGTGGTGTTTTCCTGCCTGCCGCTGCTGTCGATCCCGGTCAGGATCAGCGTGCGCATTCTTCAGCAGGCCCGGCAGCGGCTGCTGGCGCGCAACGGCACGCTGGTGCTGTTCCAATACAGCCACCTGTCGGAAAAATTGCTGTCGCGCTATTTTCACTGGAGGCGCCTGCGGGTGGTGCGCAACTTCCCGCCGGCGCTGGTGTATGTCTGTACGCCGCGTTAG
- a CDS encoding GNAT family N-acetyltransferase, with product MTQRIIPLSECPQFADVCAAWAFGQWGSQRGGSLARTQLRFAQCSRPSDDHLTLMMIDGDRPVGMASLWPSDDHQRQDLTPWLAGVFVHPDHRRKGIAHRLEMAIVEAARQRHHSVLHLITDKSEALYAGWGWQPLERRRQHDEEVVVMEKKL from the coding sequence ATGACTCAACGCATCATTCCGCTGTCGGAGTGCCCGCAGTTTGCCGATGTGTGCGCCGCCTGGGCTTTCGGCCAATGGGGCTCACAGCGCGGCGGTTCGCTGGCGCGCACCCAGCTGCGTTTCGCCCAATGCAGCCGGCCAAGCGACGATCACCTGACGCTGATGATGATCGACGGCGATCGTCCGGTGGGCATGGCCAGCCTGTGGCCCAGCGACGACCATCAGCGCCAGGATCTCACCCCGTGGCTGGCCGGCGTCTTCGTGCATCCCGATCACCGCCGCAAGGGCATCGCCCACCGTCTTGAAATGGCCATCGTCGAGGCGGCGCGGCAGCGCCATCACTCGGTTCTGCATCTCATCACCGACAAATCGGAAGCGTTGTACGCCGGCTGGGGTTGGCAACCTCTGGAGCGCCGGCGGCAGCATGACGAAGAGGTGGTGGTGATGGAGAAAAAACTGTAG
- a CDS encoding ABC transporter substrate-binding protein, giving the protein MRNSLILLLLSLWFGVFSAQAKTVTDITGRQVAVPDNPQRIVVGESRMLYTLALLEPGNPAQRIIGWPADLARFDAQSWQLYTQKFPQIAQIPVISGNNFRQVNIESLLQLKPDLVILARYAREDGDNERLVSALSKAGVAVIYVDLRIDLLNNTVPSVRLLGEVLNRQQRAEQFITFYQQHMAVVQQRLAGYQGPKPKVMLHLHLGRRDTCCTTAAHGNLGDLLTFAGGDNIANASVKGVYGELNPETILSANPDVYLATGMAGPQGKRLSDLRLGPQVSPQEAADSFRRLIAKQPMLTNLQAVKNHRAWSVWHNFYLSPYHVVLVEMFAKAFYPDLFADINPQQTFQQLYQQFLPLPFSGTYWSQLDNE; this is encoded by the coding sequence ATGCGCAATTCCCTCATTTTACTGCTGCTTTCCCTGTGGTTCGGCGTGTTCTCCGCCCAGGCGAAGACGGTGACCGATATCACCGGCCGCCAGGTCGCGGTGCCGGACAACCCGCAGCGCATCGTGGTGGGGGAGAGCCGCATGCTGTATACGCTGGCGCTGCTGGAGCCGGGCAACCCGGCGCAGCGCATCATCGGCTGGCCGGCGGATCTGGCGCGCTTTGATGCGCAAAGCTGGCAGCTTTATACGCAGAAGTTTCCCCAGATAGCCCAGATCCCCGTCATCAGCGGCAATAACTTTCGCCAGGTCAACATCGAAAGCCTGCTGCAGCTGAAGCCGGATCTGGTGATCCTGGCGCGCTACGCGCGTGAAGACGGCGACAACGAGCGGCTGGTTTCCGCACTGAGCAAGGCCGGCGTGGCGGTGATCTACGTCGATTTGCGCATCGATCTGCTGAACAACACCGTGCCGAGCGTGCGGCTGCTGGGCGAAGTGCTCAACCGCCAGCAGCGCGCCGAGCAATTCATCACGTTTTATCAGCAGCATATGGCGGTGGTTCAGCAACGGCTGGCGGGCTATCAGGGGCCGAAGCCCAAAGTGATGCTGCACCTGCATCTGGGGCGGCGCGACACCTGCTGCACCACCGCCGCGCACGGCAATCTCGGCGATCTGCTGACCTTCGCCGGCGGCGACAACATCGCCAACGCCAGCGTCAAAGGGGTGTATGGCGAACTGAACCCGGAAACCATTCTGAGCGCCAATCCTGACGTGTACCTCGCCACCGGCATGGCTGGCCCGCAGGGCAAACGGCTGTCCGATCTGCGCCTCGGGCCGCAGGTCAGCCCACAGGAGGCCGCCGACAGCTTCCGTCGGCTGATTGCCAAACAGCCGATGCTGACCAACCTGCAGGCGGTGAAAAACCACCGCGCCTGGAGCGTCTGGCACAATTTTTACCTCAGCCCGTACCATGTCGTGCTGGTCGAGATGTTCGCCAAAGCGTTTTACCCGGATCTGTTCGCCGACATCAACCCGCAGCAGACCTTCCAACAGCTGTATCAGCAGTTTTTGCCGTTACCTTTTTCAGGGACCTATTGGAGTCAGTTAGATAATGAATAA